A genomic region of Luteitalea sp. contains the following coding sequences:
- a CDS encoding DUF2169 domain-containing protein gives MGTRMTLPRKAARETYDALLRLLPTGGVPTETQALIKRTYLIRHGQCEVVAPDPLAGDFDSAADGLRLTPGSDFWPHKPATDFVIEGSAFAGGRAISMRVVSVRIAAVVKRVAVFGRRAIRRRPDGSVRIDEPDPFLEVPLTFTNAYGGLDGRIPFDVGHYGFVLEDSVLAGDHPGLYPRNPYGKAYFVGSIPDTTDLEMPSLEDPEDLLTEERLILNDPGRWYEQPLPWCLHWMSLRMFPRCAHFFGTDAWFPGPEDERMPEVRRGFLPSGFRTALQHEIGPAIAQEASCGLVLPALAGGEPVVLEGMHPEEPVIRFSLPPLPRVQFVLEGRRQFAIPRMHTILVKPAEHKLSITYAAEAELHRAFVPGIHARIPVSVSVDGDTAIAYPTPPTHRALAKRTS, from the coding sequence ATGGGTACCCGGATGACGTTGCCGCGGAAGGCTGCCCGGGAGACCTATGACGCGCTGCTGCGACTGCTGCCGACCGGCGGAGTGCCTACCGAAACACAGGCTCTCATCAAACGCACGTACTTGATCCGCCATGGGCAATGCGAAGTGGTGGCGCCAGATCCGCTTGCCGGCGATTTCGACAGCGCGGCGGATGGCCTACGACTGACACCAGGAAGCGATTTCTGGCCACACAAGCCCGCGACCGATTTCGTAATCGAAGGATCCGCGTTCGCAGGCGGTCGCGCGATTTCTATGCGCGTCGTGTCGGTGCGCATTGCGGCCGTCGTCAAACGGGTCGCGGTATTCGGCCGGCGAGCAATCCGCCGCCGGCCCGATGGCTCGGTTCGGATCGACGAGCCCGACCCATTTCTCGAAGTCCCACTTACCTTCACGAATGCGTATGGCGGGCTCGATGGCCGCATTCCGTTCGACGTTGGCCACTATGGCTTCGTGTTGGAGGATTCCGTGCTCGCCGGAGACCATCCCGGCCTCTATCCGCGGAATCCCTATGGCAAGGCATACTTCGTCGGATCGATTCCGGACACAACGGACCTTGAAATGCCGAGCCTCGAGGATCCGGAAGATCTCTTGACGGAAGAGCGTCTCATTCTGAACGACCCGGGGCGATGGTATGAGCAACCGCTGCCGTGGTGCCTGCATTGGATGAGCCTGCGCATGTTCCCGCGTTGCGCTCACTTCTTTGGTACGGACGCCTGGTTTCCCGGACCCGAAGACGAGCGAATGCCCGAAGTGCGCCGCGGTTTCTTGCCATCCGGATTCCGAACAGCCCTGCAGCACGAGATCGGGCCTGCGATTGCGCAAGAAGCCTCTTGCGGGCTCGTGCTTCCCGCCCTCGCCGGCGGGGAACCCGTCGTGCTCGAGGGGATGCATCCCGAAGAACCCGTGATTCGCTTTTCGCTACCGCCGTTGCCGCGCGTCCAGTTCGTTCTCGAGGGGCGTCGTCAATTCGCAATCCCGAGGATGCACACGATCCTTGTGAAGCCGGCGGAGCACAAGCTCTCGATCACCTACGCGGCCGAGGCTGAGCTCCATCGAGCATTCGTGCCTGGCATTCACGCGAGAATTCCCGTTTCTGTCTCCGTGGATGGCGACACCGCGATCGCCTACCCGACGCCCCCCACGCATCGAGCGCTTGCAAAGCGGACGTCATGA